The sequence below is a genomic window from Cataglyphis hispanica isolate Lineage 1 chromosome 13, ULB_Chis1_1.0, whole genome shotgun sequence.
GTAGTGTAATGTACGCGATGTATCGCCGCATAACAATCGTGATAGCGGCTGCCTTTGAATGCAGGTTGCCATATTTCAGGCAACCGAACCTTTTTTTCGGCTCACATACGAACGCGGAATGCTTGACAATCAGCCGGCCATTGTGGCGGTCCCATTGTGGGATCGTCATGACATACCGTCATGTAAAAGCTTGTATATTCGTAAAAAAGCATATTCAAATCGTATTCGTTGGTATCTCGCGAAAATTTATtgccttatttttttcttaaagcaCTGTgctctattaataataatatcgcataaagagatgtattattttgattctggacttaaaatctaaaagtattaatattttaggtcaagtattttataataaaataatttttgcctaaaaaagtataatgtaaattattacattttttaagttgctaaatatatagcatttttatctgttacaattaaatctctttattaatttttatctgtcaTATTGATTTTGCTATGTTAGATTTACCATTATTAAAGCattcaatttaaaagtattctcttaatttttcataaaaatcagaaaaactataatgtaaataattaaataagcgGAATAAAACATCTaccgcatttaaaaaaaaaattcattttgatttctttaaaataaattgtgtgtCCATTTTAGACGAAACAATCgtgtttaatgatttaaaaaatacaaaattatatatatatatatatatttatgttacacTTTTTGAATAGACctttttttactcttatttttattgtctctTAAGAAAGGTTAgagttttcagaaaaaaagtaatatattatcagcGCAAAGTGAGGAAGCTGGAAGTGTTATGACacagaagaattttattgtacttTTTGTTACATGAGCCGTGGCCTAAAAATTTGTCGAAAGAGGTGTGATCACAGATGAGGGTGTAGAGGGTCGTGCGGTTGTCCTCAGAGTAAAATTTTCACCGTTTCCTAGATTTCAGCAAGTATCCCGCGACGCCCAAATCCAGATACCtgaaatattacacataaatgtgaaaaagaaaatccatatacatttttacatataattaatattattttgaaaaatcatcaatataaacgtaataaaatatacattttaattaattattttttccacatatttgcttataaaattaactatataaaacatgtttttttttgtttttttatcagGCTAGAATTGAACgctaacaaattttatttccacaaATAACTGTTTAACTATCAGTAACAATCGGGCAAATTCGAGCTGAGAACAaagtaatatcaaaaatattattaatagttgaTATTAACTATGATTTCTTAGTTttgttttaaaagttataatcgcattaatataatttaaattataatttagtcatgacattaatatttttatactttttactaaagatatatagattaattaattcaaatcatTCTATCAATGAATtggttttttcaaaaaaatacttgTTTTCTATCAATTCACCTCCTTCGCGCTGTAACAATGCcacgtttctctcttttttccagCGTTATACGGCTTCCATCAGTGGAAACGAGTCTGGATGCAATTGCGGTCGGTTTTTCTGGGGGACCAGTAGTTCCTGACGGCACGTTCGACAATAATCTTTTGCCCTGACGATTTTCCTTTGATTTCCTTCTGACATTTAAGTCCGACGATACGACAATTTCATCAAATGTCTGGCCGAAAAATGCTGCGTAATTATGGAGAAAGttagatacaaaaataatgtaaagaatTACAGAAGAGAGTagaatctaatatattttaattgaaaaaaacttttaaataaatctttctttgataaaagaaacacAGATAAACGCGCGCGacaataattgcataaaatatttttttcaaaaaaagaaatttaatattattaaattcaattaaattattttaattacactttatataatttatattcatgcaaaaaaatcgtaaaattaataaattttttttattttatacttacgTTTTTCATTAGATGCCGTTCCCTGAGCATTGATTATGACACAGATTGAACTGAGTATCAAAAGGGCTAAAATTCGCATCATTTTGCAacggaaattttaatatgtccaAAGGtcgaaatttttgttatcctaaaaagtaaataagcagaaaaaataagatacaaGATAAGATAAGATGTCATTTTGATACAATCTATCTgagcatttaaattattaatttctttacataACTGatgatatagatattaaactattattaatatgctaataattaaacaataatattactaaaagaattataattatctctaaTTAATGCAATTCTTTGTGCGGTTATTTTACGCCTACGCAATGAGGAATTCTCAGCATCCATCGGCTTTAGACAGAAGCGTTAAGAGACCTTCGACGATTCCGCAATCATATATCCATAAGAACACGAGTTCGAAGAATTACTAATTGAATCACTTTCTAGAGCGGTCAGCGTTGGTAGAATCTTACGTAAAAGCAACGAGATTGTGCAATTCGACGGTCTTATCGGAACCGGATGGTCACGTTGACATTACACAGAATATACGCATTTCATACAtagatgatatttaaatatctcctAGA
It includes:
- the LOC126853886 gene encoding uncharacterized protein LOC126853886 is translated as MMRILALLILSSICVIINAQGTASNEKPFFGQTFDEIVVSSDLNVRRKSKENRQGKRLLSNVPSGTTGPPEKPTAIASRLVSTDGSRITLEKREKRGIVTARRRYLDLGVAGYLLKSRKR